The stretch of DNA CAGCGCCCCCTGGCGGGGTCCGGGGCAGCGCCCCGGCGGCCTACTCGGACAGGATGGGCTCCTGGGGTTCGGTGAGCAGGAAGGAGCCGTCGAGGATCCACTGCTTGAGCTTCTCGGCGATTTCCAGGGACATGGAGTAGCTGGTCATGGGCACGGTCTGGACTTTTTGGCCGTTGAGCTCGATTTCGCCGGACTTGAGTTCGGCGAAGGTGACGTGCTTGAGGATACGCGGCATGCAGTTGGGGTAGTCGTAGCCGTAGTCGCGCACGGGCATTTGGATATCGCTGTCGGCGACCCCGGTGAACCAGGCCATGTCCTCGTTGAGGATGGGGATGGGGATGCCCACGCCCACGGACAGGGAGCAGCCGTAGCCGATCATGGAGACGCCGCGCAGGTAGCGGGCGTCCATGCCCTTGAGGTCGCCCTTGAGCATGAGGGTTCCGGCGGGGGTCAGGGGGATACCGCGCTCGTTGCGCTGGGGGTTGGCGACGTGCTGGGTTCCGGCGCCGAGCACGTAGCCGATGCCTCCGCCGAGGAAGATGCGCGTGCCCAGGCCGATGGTCTTGAGGAACGGGTCGTTGAACAGGGGCGAGAGCTGGCCTGCGGTGGCGTAGTTGGCGTTGCGCGCGTTGGGCTTGAGCGGGCCCATGTAGGTATAGATGAGCCTGCTGGTGAGGTTCACGGCGCAGTTGTAGTTCTGGTAACAGTTGCGCGGGTTGAAGAGCTGCGCGTAGGGCAGGTCGGCCAGGGTCACGTCCTTGTCGATGTCGCGGCGCGGGTAGCAGTCGGTGCCGTAGCCGTTGGCCTTCAGGTGGACGGCCTTGCCGCGCGCGAGGTCTTCGATGACGTGGCCGCCGCCGTACTTGAACTGGCCGGGGTAGACCTTGTTCAACGGGTCGTCCACGGTGGGTTCGGTGGCGCCGAGGTAGGAGTCCACGGCGGCGAGGCCGCCGTAGCAGGGCACGCCGCCCAGCCAGACGTTGGAGCATTTGAT from Desulfocurvus vexinensis DSM 17965 encodes:
- a CDS encoding homocysteine biosynthesis protein; protein product: MGSFKVNKTIAEINARIRSGKAVVLNAEEMIEVVRKSGREKAAKEVDVVTTGTFSPMCSSGLLFNIGQKNPPTIKCSNVWLGGVPCYGGLAAVDSYLGATEPTVDDPLNKVYPGQFKYGGGHVIEDLARGKAVHLKANGYGTDCYPRRDIDKDVTLADLPYAQLFNPRNCYQNYNCAVNLTSRLIYTYMGPLKPNARNANYATAGQLSPLFNDPFLKTIGLGTRIFLGGGIGYVLGAGTQHVANPQRNERGIPLTPAGTLMLKGDLKGMDARYLRGVSMIGYGCSLSVGVGIPIPILNEDMAWFTGVADSDIQMPVRDYGYDYPNCMPRILKHVTFAELKSGEIELNGQKVQTVPMTSYSMSLEIAEKLKQWILDGSFLLTEPQEPILSE